A part of Nitrososphaerota archaeon genomic DNA contains:
- a CDS encoding M20/M25/M40 family metallo-hydrolase, whose amino-acid sequence MNRGKVYKYIDKHINEHILKLQEIIRQPSISAENIGIRECADLIKEYFEEIGCIEAKIVETSGNPVVYGEYNANSNKTLIVYMMYDTQPADEPGWIVDPFAGETIDLDTFGKCLVARGAVNTKGELRAFLNACESIKACKEEIPINLIFVAEGEEELGSRHLPEFIKKYEKKLKEANGVFFPSVDQDEKGKVVMSLGVKGIIYFELELNGKDWGYGPTEFDIHGSNKAWVDSPTWRMIQALSTMTTKDGNNVLIDGFYENVVPPSQEDLELLKKIEKTFDEETIKKEMKVEKFINDLHGIEALKKYLYSPTLNIDGIWSGYTGPGTKTVLPHKIIAKIDVRLVPNMKVEEVLPKIRKHLDKHGFKEIKIRELETGYGWAKTSFKEKIVQATINSYREFGFEPEIWPFMAGSAPFCMFNREPLNLPFISGGLGHGGRAHAPNEYLVIQEGKNVKGLATLEKSYVSMLYNFSKML is encoded by the coding sequence ATGAATAGAGGGAAAGTTTATAAATATATTGATAAACATATTAATGAGCATATTTTAAAACTTCAAGAAATTATTAGACAACCATCAATCTCTGCTGAAAATATTGGAATAAGAGAATGCGCTGATCTTATTAAAGAATATTTTGAAGAAATAGGATGTATAGAAGCAAAAATTGTTGAAACATCAGGAAACCCGGTTGTTTATGGAGAATATAATGCAAATTCAAATAAAACATTGATTGTATACATGATGTATGATACACAACCAGCTGACGAACCTGGATGGATAGTTGATCCTTTCGCTGGAGAAACTATAGATTTAGATACATTTGGAAAATGTCTTGTTGCAAGAGGAGCAGTTAATACAAAAGGAGAATTAAGAGCATTCTTAAATGCATGCGAATCTATCAAAGCTTGTAAAGAAGAAATACCTATAAATTTAATTTTTGTAGCTGAAGGGGAAGAAGAATTAGGAAGTAGACATTTACCAGAATTTATTAAAAAATATGAGAAAAAATTGAAAGAAGCAAATGGAGTATTTTTCCCATCAGTTGATCAAGATGAAAAAGGGAAAGTTGTAATGAGCCTTGGAGTAAAAGGGATAATATATTTTGAACTTGAATTAAATGGAAAAGATTGGGGTTATGGTCCTACAGAATTTGATATACATGGGAGTAATAAAGCATGGGTCGATAGCCCAACATGGAGAATGATTCAAGCATTATCTACAATGACCACTAAAGATGGAAATAATGTTTTAATAGATGGATTTTATGAAAATGTTGTACCTCCAAGTCAAGAAGATTTAGAACTTCTTAAAAAAATAGAAAAGACATTTGATGAAGAAACAATAAAGAAAGAAATGAAAGTTGAAAAATTCATAAATGATTTGCATGGAATTGAAGCTTTAAAGAAATATTTGTATTCTCCTACATTAAACATAGATGGTATATGGAGTGGATACACTGGTCCAGGAACAAAAACAGTTTTACCGCATAAAATTATTGCTAAAATTGATGTTAGGCTTGTTCCAAATATGAAAGTAGAAGAAGTTTTGCCAAAAATCCGTAAGCATTTAGATAAGCATGGTTTTAAAGAAATAAAAATTAGAGAATTAGAAACTGGATATGGATGGGCTAAAACAAGTTTTAAAGAAAAAATCGTTCAAGCAACTATTAATTCTTATAGAGAATTTGGTTTTGAGCCAGAAATTTGGCCATTTATGGCTGGAAGCGCACCTTTTTGTATGTTTAATCGTGAGCCACTAAATTTACCATTCATTTCTGGAGGTTTAGGACATGGAGGAAGAGCTCATGCACCTAATGAATATTTAGTAATTCAAGAAGGAAAAAATGTAAAAGGTTTAGCGACATTAGAAAAATCTTATGTTTCTATGCTTTACAATTTTTCAAAAATGCTTTAA
- the hsp20 gene encoding archaeal heat shock protein Hsp20 — MSFWEDFPRRRRFTSFWRWLLEDLERMEEEMARFSEEFEEYFEKLPKDLVKEKKIPGGVIKEYGPFVYGYSMTIGPDGKPIIREFGNVRPSTKKPYVDIKGEREPLIDVFSTNGEIRVIAEIPGVEKDQIKLNATEKKLTIKAETEARKYYKEVELPEEVDVESAKSTYKNGVLEVIFKKKKEKLEGKSIKVE; from the coding sequence ATGTCATTTTGGGAAGATTTTCCACGTAGAAGAAGATTTACATCATTTTGGAGATGGCTTCTCGAAGATTTAGAAAGAATGGAAGAAGAAATGGCAAGATTCTCAGAAGAATTTGAAGAATATTTTGAAAAATTACCAAAAGATTTAGTTAAAGAAAAGAAAATTCCTGGTGGAGTAATTAAGGAATATGGTCCATTTGTTTATGGATATTCTATGACTATTGGACCTGATGGTAAACCAATTATAAGAGAATTTGGTAATGTAAGGCCATCTACTAAAAAACCATATGTAGATATAAAAGGTGAAAGAGAACCACTCATAGATGTTTTTTCAACAAATGGAGAAATAAGAGTTATAGCTGAAATTCCAGGTGTTGAAAAAGATCAAATAAAGCTTAATGCTACAGAGAAAAAACTTACAATAAAAGCTGAAACTGAAGCTCGTAAATATTATAAAGAAGTTGAATTGCCTGAAGAAGTTGATGTTGAAAGTGCAAAAAGCACTTATAAAAATGGTGTTCTAGAGGTTATTTTCAAGAAAAAGAAAGAAAAACTTGAAGGAAAATCTATAAAAGTTGAATGA
- the moaA gene encoding GTP 3',8-cyclase MoaA, with product MFIDNFGRPIKSLRISVTQKCNYNCIYCHMEGINYNIPNEMTPKEIEKVSRILVKFDIKKVKITGGEPLLRKDIVEIIEAFKKSGMEEISMSTNGSLLKELAKPLRKAGLNRVNISLPSLKKEVYEYITGGGKIENTLEGIDAAIEAKLTPIKINTVLLKGINENEFYDFINFSKDKKLILQLIELVETTPDFYKKYHVNLDKYENEIKEKALKIEVRDLHNRKKYKLNNNVEIEFVKPMHNSSFCLKCDRIRITPDGKFKTCLFVNNGLIDFLTPMRNRESDEKIIELLKKAISLRKPYFINI from the coding sequence TTGTTCATAGATAATTTTGGAAGACCCATTAAAAGCTTAAGAATTTCAGTAACTCAAAAATGCAATTATAATTGTATTTATTGTCACATGGAAGGAATAAATTATAATATACCAAATGAAATGACTCCTAAAGAAATAGAAAAAGTTTCTAGAATACTTGTTAAATTTGATATTAAGAAAGTTAAAATAACTGGAGGAGAACCTCTTCTTAGAAAAGATATAGTTGAAATAATTGAAGCTTTTAAAAAATCTGGAATGGAAGAAATTTCTATGAGTACAAATGGTTCTTTATTAAAAGAATTAGCTAAACCTTTAAGAAAAGCAGGTTTAAATAGAGTTAATATAAGTTTACCAAGTTTAAAGAAAGAAGTTTATGAGTATATAACTGGTGGAGGAAAAATTGAAAATACTTTAGAAGGGATAGATGCAGCAATTGAAGCAAAATTAACTCCAATAAAAATAAATACTGTTTTATTAAAAGGAATAAATGAAAATGAATTTTATGATTTTATAAATTTTTCTAAAGATAAAAAATTAATTTTGCAATTAATAGAATTGGTAGAAACAACGCCTGATTTTTATAAAAAATATCATGTAAATTTAGATAAATATGAAAATGAAATAAAAGAAAAAGCATTAAAAATTGAAGTACGTGATTTACATAATAGAAAAAAGTATAAATTAAATAATAATGTTGAAATAGAATTTGTTAAACCAATGCATAATAGTTCATTTTGTTTAAAATGTGATCGTATAAGAATTACTCCTGATGGAAAATTTAAAACATGCTTGTTTGTAAATAATGGATTAATAGATTTTTTGACTCCTATGAGAAATAGAGAAAGCGATGAAAAAATTATTGAATTATTGAAAAAAGCAATATCGCTAAGAAAACCATATTTTATAAATATTTGA
- the moaC gene encoding cyclic pyranopterin monophosphate synthase MoaC, whose product MMVDITNKDIVYREATAYGKIKLKKETIDAIKKGEIKKGDVFTITRIAAILAVKNTSISIPLCHNIPITHVDLDFKIGEDYIEVFVNVKANAKTGVEMEALHGVAIALLNIWDMVKYLEKDEIGKYPYTKIEEIKVLEKIKK is encoded by the coding sequence ATGATGGTTGATATAACAAATAAAGATATTGTTTATAGAGAAGCAACGGCATATGGTAAAATAAAACTTAAAAAAGAAACTATAGATGCTATTAAAAAAGGAGAAATTAAGAAAGGGGATGTTTTCACAATAACTAGAATAGCAGCAATTTTGGCAGTAAAAAATACATCTATATCTATACCTCTTTGCCATAATATTCCAATTACTCATGTCGATTTAGATTTTAAAATTGGAGAAGATTATATAGAAGTTTTTGTAAATGTTAAAGCAAATGCAAAAACAGGTGTTGAAATGGAAGCATTGCATGGAGTAGCAATAGCTTTATTAAACATTTGGGATATGGTAAAATATCTTGAAAAAGATGAAATTGGAAAATATCCTTATACTAAAATAGAAGAAATTAAAGTTTTAGAAAAAATTAAAAAGTGA
- a CDS encoding molybdenum cofactor biosynthesis protein MoaE, whose protein sequence is MGRIAIIGEEINYIEEINILRKKSKDIGAIACFIGIIREHTGEKNVKKVFYNHYLELALKKLNEIKNEAMKKFNLIDLSIIHRIGEVKPGEVALFIACSSIHRKEAFEACEWILEKVKFEAAIWKKEYYENGKEEWIRG, encoded by the coding sequence ATGGGAAGAATAGCTATAATAGGAGAAGAAATTAATTATATTGAAGAAATAAATATTCTTAGAAAAAAGAGTAAAGATATAGGAGCAATTGCATGTTTTATAGGGATTATTAGAGAACATACTGGAGAGAAAAATGTTAAAAAAGTTTTTTACAATCATTATCTTGAATTAGCTTTAAAAAAATTAAATGAAATAAAAAATGAAGCTATGAAAAAATTCAATTTAATAGATTTATCAATAATTCATAGAATTGGAGAAGTGAAACCTGGAGAAGTAGCATTATTCATTGCATGCTCATCAATTCATAGAAAAGAAGCCTTCGAAGCTTGTGAATGGATTTTAGAAAAAGTTAAATTTGAAGCAGCTATATGGAAAAAAGAATATTATGAAAATGGGAAAGAAGAATGGATAAGAGGATGA